The Nitratidesulfovibrio sp. SRB-5 genome segment GTCACGCCGGGCGTCTTTTCGCCGATCATTTTCAAGGAGAGAGTCAGATGATGGACGTCCTGTTTCCCGGCGGCATAGCGTTTACCTGGGAATTCTTGAGCGCGCTGCTCAGCATCGTGCTCATCGACCTTGTCCTTGCCGGGGACAACGCCGTGGTTATCGCACTGGCGGTACGCAACCTGCCTCATCGGCAAAAGATGATGGGGATCATGCTCGGTTCCGGCGCGGCCGTGCTGCTGCGCATCATCCTTACCTTCTTCGCGGCCAAGCTGTTGGGCCTTGCCTACGTCAAGCTGGTGGGCGGCGCGCTCATCCTGTGGATTGCCGTCAAGCTGCTGATGGAGAGTGGCGGCGAGGAAAAGGACTGCCATGAGTGCAAGGGCCTGTTCGACGCCATGATCACCATCGTGGTGGCCGACCTCGTCATGTCCACGGACAACATCCTGGCCGTGGCCGGCGCGTCCAAGGGCAGCCTTGGCCTGCTCATCTTCGGCCTGGCGCTCAGCATTCCCTTCGTGGTGTTCACCTCGAACCTGCTGTCCACGCTCATGGAACGCTACCCCATCATCATTACCATCGGCGCGGCTGTGCTGGGCAAGGTGGGCGGCGAGATGATCGTCACCGACCCGTTCATGCATTCGGTGCTGCCCCAGACCGCGGTGGTGGAATACGGCGCCATGATCCTGGGGGTTGCGCTTGTGCTGGCGTATCCCCGCCTGCACCGTGCGGTGGTGCGCAACCGGGTTTCCGATGACGGTTGATGCGGTCCGGCGCGACGGGGACGTGATGCTGTTGGACGTCCCCGCCGCCCTTTGTGCGCCCGATGCCCGGGGTGGGCCGTAGGCGCCTTCCGCTCTGCCCCCGTCGTGCGTGTTCCCGTGCTGGTACCGCGCGGCGGGGGTTCGATCTTTTCGGGCACCCCGTTGCGGCAACATTTCATGCGAGAGGTTTCGTTCCATGCGCATCGACCTGAAGTACGGGCACGGCTACGTGCCCCTGGATTTGCCGGATTCCGTCCACGTGGACGTGTTCGAACCGAACCCCGTGCAGCCGCTGGCCGATCCTCTGGCCGCCCTGCACGCCGCCCTGGATGAACCGCTGGGCTGCCCCCGGCTGGAAGACCGCCCGGCACCGCGCTCCGTGGCCATCGCCGTGCCCGACGAAACGCGCCCCGTTCCGGTGCGGCTGCTGTTGCCGCCGCTGCTGGACCGGCTGTTTGCCGCGTATCCGACGCTGAAGCCGCAGGACGTGGTGATCGTGGTCGGCGGCGGCCTGCACCCCCCGGCGGACGAGGCCCAGCTGGCCCGCGTCCTGCCGGAAGACCTGCGCGGCTGCCGGGTGGTTGCCCATGACGCCGAGCACTCCGGGCTGGTGCGGTTCGGCGCCACCACGCGCGGCACCCCGGTGGAGGTCAACGCCGCGTACGGCGCGGCGGAACTGCGGCTGGTCATCGGCATGGTGGACGCGCACCAGTTCGTGGGCTTCACCGGCGGGGCCAAGGGCGTGGCCATCGGCTGCGCCTCTGCCGCCATGATCGAGGCCAACCATCGGCTGATGCGCGATCCGGCGGCCACGGTGGGCGCCATAGACACCAACCCCGTGCGTCTGGACCTGGACGAGGCCGGTGAACTGGCCGGGGTGGCCATGGCCGTCAACGTGGTGCTGGATGCGGCCAAGCGGCCGGTGGCAGTGCTGGTGGGCTGGCCGCCGCTGGTCATGCGCGCGGCGGCCAAGGTCACCGCGCAGGTGTACGGCCTTGCCTACGACGCCCCGTATGACATCGTCATCGCCTCGTGCGGGGGCTCCCCCAAGGACCTCTGCCTGTACCAGGCCCAGAAGGGGCTGAACACGGCGGTGCAGTGCGCCGCGCGCGGCGCGAAGGTGCTGCTGGTGGCCAAGTGCGACCAGGGCATCGGCGACGAGGTGTACCACGACTACGTGCGGCGCTTTCCGTGCGCGCATTCGCTGAAGAAGGACTTCGAGTCCGGGGCGTTCCGCATGGGCGCGCACAAGGGGTTCCTGTTCGCGCGGGCCACCACCAGCTTCGAGGTGGTGGTGCATTCCGACCTGGGCCCGGACCGGCTGCGCGAATGCCTGCTGACGCCCGGCGACATGCAGGAAACCGTGAACACTTGGCTGGCGGG includes the following:
- a CDS encoding TerC family protein, translating into MMDVLFPGGIAFTWEFLSALLSIVLIDLVLAGDNAVVIALAVRNLPHRQKMMGIMLGSGAAVLLRIILTFFAAKLLGLAYVKLVGGALILWIAVKLLMESGGEEKDCHECKGLFDAMITIVVADLVMSTDNILAVAGASKGSLGLLIFGLALSIPFVVFTSNLLSTLMERYPIIITIGAAVLGKVGGEMIVTDPFMHSVLPQTAVVEYGAMILGVALVLAYPRLHRAVVRNRVSDDG
- the larA gene encoding nickel-dependent lactate racemase — translated: MRIDLKYGHGYVPLDLPDSVHVDVFEPNPVQPLADPLAALHAALDEPLGCPRLEDRPAPRSVAIAVPDETRPVPVRLLLPPLLDRLFAAYPTLKPQDVVIVVGGGLHPPADEAQLARVLPEDLRGCRVVAHDAEHSGLVRFGATTRGTPVEVNAAYGAAELRLVIGMVDAHQFVGFTGGAKGVAIGCASAAMIEANHRLMRDPAATVGAIDTNPVRLDLDEAGELAGVAMAVNVVLDAAKRPVAVLVGWPPLVMRAAAKVTAQVYGLAYDAPYDIVIASCGGSPKDLCLYQAQKGLNTAVQCAARGAKVLLVAKCDQGIGDEVYHDYVRRFPCAHSLKKDFESGAFRMGAHKGFLFARATTSFEVVVHSDLGPDRLRECLLTPGDMQETVNTWLAGMRNPRVAVVKNANSSFFYRK